The Trichocoleus desertorum ATA4-8-CV12 genome includes the window CCCTAATTCGACAAATTCGCTCGCTCTAGCTCAAACTGATTGCCAATCAAATATTTGAAGATGCTTCGTTGGCAATCAGTTTGAAGCCGGTCTTGAAAATAGATTTAAATAGCTCTATACCGTACGTTCCGCCATTGACTTGGCAGCGATCGCTCAAGGTTTGCCTGTGTCTATCGAGAACTATTTGAACTCGTGCGATCGCCTTCAAAAAATTTACTTGTAACTAATCCGGTGATTGGCGATGAATCGGAGCATGAAAGGCTCTTCGTCTCGTCAAGAAGCATGACTCATTACTGGAAATTTACAGGTGGGAATTTTGTAGGGTGGTTACGCTAACGCTTTCTCTGCACTCAATACTGGTTAGAGTTTAACCTAACCGTATTGCGTCTACTGCTGTAGAAAGTTGACCTTTATAATCCGGTCAACCATGTCGGTTTTACCGTTGTCGTCAGGGAAATCTGTCACGATTGTGCCTAGCCGAACCTGAGAGAGAGACTTATCATCAACGTAAGCAGAGACGCGATGATTGATTCGACCAGCGACAGCATTAGGATATGCAAAAGCAGAAGCCCCACTTGTAAAATTGATAAACCAAGTATCGCTTGCATCAGATTTGGCTTCGTCAAGCAAGCTTTTGATTGCGTTCCATTTACGATCAATATCCCCTGCTAGAATGGTAGGAACTTTATAGGCATCTTGTACCCTTAAACGAACTTTGTCGTTTTTATTCTCGAATGTTGTGTTATCTGGCCAATATGAAGCATCTATGCCTTTAGTTCCAGTACGATCGACGCGATCGTCTAATCCAAAACGTCGCAGTAAAACAATTTTTCCACGAACATCTTTAAGGGTAGGAATCGTATTTTCCAAATACCAAAAACCCTTGCTGGTACCTTGTAAATACGAATCAAAAGTAGCCTCGTATGAGCGCGTGACACCTTCTCCCTCTGTGTGTTCATTTTTCACAGACATCACAATACATTCGTTTTGATTTGCAGTTAAAAAAGCTGTGCATACCTTAAGTACATCATCAAAATTTAAGTGTAGGTAAACTCGATCGTGATGTATAGCAAAGGCATTTTCAATATGTCTGCACCGGATATCAAGAAACCTGATTCCAGCGTTTAACTGCTCTTCCAATGTTAAACGCTGAGTTCTAGTAATAGGAGTTGCTAGCTCTCCATTCTTTAAAGTGTATGTACAACTATCGTGTGTACCGGGAATTGTCAGTTCTGAAAGTTTTTTGCTATCTGGGATGCTTGCCATCCAAGTTTTAGGCAACCAGTCTTTTGGTAGTGGCAGTTCCGCTGGTTTTGCTTGCTTGGGTGGATTCCCGGAGTTTTGATAGAGTGCTTTGACGATACTCTTCCCATTTTCCCAAACATCATTTGTCAGTTCCCAAATGATCACACCCTGCGCGCCTACACTCTTTAAGAAATTTAACTTATCAGTAGCAGTTTTGGGCGTTTCAAAGTAGATATTGTGAGCGTAAGGGTAAGTTCCAGGCGCAGAGATAAACGGAGGTCTGGGTGTAGTTCCCGCTACCTTGATGTTGGCATTGGCTGCTGTATCAGCATCCGGAAATTGGCTGAGGATATCTTTATAACGGATGACCTTATAGCCCGGAGGAACTTGATCGCTCAAATCATCTGGTTCTTTGCCGTAGGCAAAATCATAGCCGTAAATAGGCACTCCTGCGGCAATTTTGTTTCTCTTGAGGTTTTGTCCTGTTCCCTGCCAGTTGGTAAAGAAGGGATTTGTCCAATACCAGAGCGAGTCTTCCACCGAAAGAATGGGATTGTCTGACAGGGGATCGGTCGCATTCCCAGAACTCTTGCGATTGGCGGGCCATTCTCCCTGCTGCTCTTCTGCATACTCCTCTTGCTTGCGAATCTTCAGTAGAGCAGTTTGCGAACCGACCGGCGATTGATTCCAAGAGCCAGTCAAGTCATAGGTCATGATGCCGAGCCACTCCACATACTCAGCCAATCTTGGGTCGTAGCAATTGCCGTACCAGGAGGTGGCAAACAGCGCGGCTGAAATGATTTTGTCCGGCATTGCCTGCTTCAATTGTTTGGCAAATTCCGTCAACCCTTTGCCTGCTGGATGCGCTCCATCACTCTTGAGTCTGCCGCCCTGATCTTTACTCGCATCGTTGTTTTCATCCCACCAGCATTCCAAATCCAGATCTACCCCATCCAGATCGTTGGATTTAACAAAATCAACGACATTTTTGACTGCTTTTTCCAGTGCGGGATCGGTAGGATTGTTGCCAATCCGTTCCATCAGGTTAAGGAAGCCATAGTCCATTGCACCGCCAAGGGC containing:
- a CDS encoding phosphatidylinositol-specific phospholipase C domain-containing protein: MGFSQDYSHVPDWVEKPEGYQTGSMVKYEGNVFIANFWASKPGEGDPNENGWRLYDELYDVTSSPATTPARIIGYIPTWRKKEGFNYDNEEMYLNITHGIISFLMFDRNNLGEFESKSVNDVKAVLRDVVLTGHRCDTKISIALGGAMDYGFLNLMERIGNNPTDPALEKAVKNVVDFVKSNDLDGVDLDLECWWDENNDASKDQGGRLKSDGAHPAGKGLTEFAKQLKQAMPDKIISAALFATSWYGNCYDPRLAEYVEWLGIMTYDLTGSWNQSPVGSQTALLKIRKQEEYAEEQQGEWPANRKSSGNATDPLSDNPILSVEDSLWYWTNPFFTNWQGTGQNLKRNKIAAGVPIYGYDFAYGKEPDDLSDQVPPGYKVIRYKDILSQFPDADTAANANIKVAGTTPRPPFISAPGTYPYAHNIYFETPKTATDKLNFLKSVGAQGVIIWELTNDVWENGKSIVKALYQNSGNPPKQAKPAELPLPKDWLPKTWMASIPDSKKLSELTIPGTHDSCTYTLKNGELATPITRTQRLTLEEQLNAGIRFLDIRCRHIENAFAIHHDRVYLHLNFDDVLKVCTAFLTANQNECIVMSVKNEHTEGEGVTRSYEATFDSYLQGTSKGFWYLENTIPTLKDVRGKIVLLRRFGLDDRVDRTGTKGIDASYWPDNTTFENKNDKVRLRVQDAYKVPTILAGDIDRKWNAIKSLLDEAKSDASDTWFINFTSGASAFAYPNAVAGRINHRVSAYVDDKSLSQVRLGTIVTDFPDDNGKTDMVDRIIKVNFLQQ